In Plasmodium falciparum 3D7 genome assembly, chromosome: 5, the following proteins share a genomic window:
- a CDS encoding adenosylhomocysteinase, with product MVENKSKVKDISLAPFGKMQMEISENEMPGLMRIREEYGKDQPLKNAKITGCLHMTVECALLIETLQKLGAQIRWCSCNIYSTADYAAAAVSTLENVTVFAWKNETLEEYWWCVESALTWGDGDDNGPDMIVDDGGDATLLVHKGVEYEKLYEEKNILPDPEKAKNEEERCFLTLLKNSILKNPKKWTNIAKKIIGVSEETTTGVLRLKKMDKQNELLFTAINVNDAVTKQKYDNVYGCRHSLPDGLMRATDFLISGKIVVICGYGDVGKGCASSMKGLGARVYITEIDPICAIQAVMEGFNVVTLDEIVDKGDFFITCTGNVDVIKLEHLLKMKNNAVVGNIGHFDDEIQVNELFNYKGIHIENVKPQVDRITLPNGNKIIVLARGRLLNLGCATGHPAFVMSFSFCNQTFAQLDLWQNKDTNKYENKVYLLPKHLDEKVALYHLKKLNASLTELDDNQCQFLGVNKSGPFKSNEYRY from the coding sequence aTGGTTGAAAATAAGAGTAAGGTCAAAGATATCAGTTTGGCCCCCTTTGGAAAAATGCAGATGGAAATTTCTGAAAATGAAATGCCGGGATTAATGAGAATAAGAGAAGAATACGGAAAAGATCAACCATTAAAAAATGCTAAAATTACTGGTTGTTTACATATGACTGTTGAATGTGCTTTATTAATTGAGACTTTACAAAAATTAGGAGCTCAGATTAGGTGGTGTTCatgtaatatttattcaaCAGCTGATTATGCTGCAGCAGCAGTAAGTACATTAGAAAATGTAACGGTTTTTGCTTGGAAAAATGAAACTTTAGAAGAATACTGGTGGTGTGTTGAAAGTGCCCTTACGTGGGGTGATGGAGATGATAATGGTCCAGATATGATTGTAGATGATGGGGGTGATGCAACCTTATTAGTTCATAAAGGTGTTGagtatgaaaaattatatgaagagaaaaatatattacctGATCCAGAAAAAgcaaaaaatgaagaagaacgATGTTTTCTaactttattaaaaaattccatattaaaaaatccAAAGAAATGGACAAATATTGCAAAGAAAATTATAGGTGTATCTGAAGAAACTACTACAGGAGTATtaagattaaaaaaaatggacaaacaaaatgaattattatttactgCTATTAATGTAAATGATGCTGTCActaaacaaaaatatgataatgtgTATGGATGTAGACATTCCTTACCTGACGGATTAATGAGAGCTACcgattttttaatatctgGAAAAATCGTTGTCATATGTGGATATGGTGACGTAGGTAAAGGATGTGCTTCTTCTATGAAAGGTTTAGGTGCAAGAGTATATATAACAGAAATTGATCCCATATGTGCTATACAAGCTGTAATGGAAGGATTTAATGTTGTTACTTTAGATGAAATTGTAGATAAAGgagatttttttattacttgtACAGGTAATGTTGATGTTATTAAATTAGAACACTTacttaaaatgaaaaataatgcTGTTGTTGGAAACATTGGTCATTTTGATGATGAAATACAAGTAAATGaactttttaattataaaggAATACATATAGAAAATGTAAAACCACAGGTTGATAGAATTACTTTACCTAAtggaaataaaattattgttTTAGCTAGAGGGAGATTATTAAATCTAGGATGTGCAACAGGACATCCAGCATTTGTTATGtccttttcattttgtaaTCAAACCTTTGCTCAATTAGATTTATGGCAAAACAAGGATACAaacaaatatgaaaataaagtTTATTTGTTACCTAAACATCTTGATGAAAAGGTTGCTCTTTATCATTTGAAAAAATTGAACGCTTCCTTGACAGAATTGGATGACAATCAATGTCAATTTTTGGGAGTCAACAAAAGTGGTCCCTTTAAGAGTAACGAATacagatattaa